Genomic DNA from Vanrija pseudolonga chromosome 3, complete sequence:
GGTCACGACGTCAGCCTGGCAGTTACGCGTCTGtagggtggtggtgggtgctggCTCTGGGCGATTCCATCATTACGTCGATTGCGACCCAGACATTCAACTCTCTTGCAACAACACACAACCACCTCACCTCGCATAATGGACGTCGACCAGCCATCATCGTCCACCACGcccctcgtcttcctcgagaaggccgaggcggccgcccccgccgcgctccagccGTCGTGGACCAAGATCCGCACGACGTACGAGAAGAAGTAAGTAGCTGGAGGCCAACAGCTGAGGTGCTGACACACGACAACAATAGGCTGTGGCACAACCTCAccgtctcgctcgtcgagtTTGTCTTCCTCCCCGGCTCGGGGCCGTACCAGATCGAGCTGTTCCACAAGTTTATCACGACGATCGAGTCCAAGATCaacgcgctcaagctcgtcgagattGCGCGTCGGGTCGGAAGGGAGTACTCTGGTGGGTGTGCTTCATTGGTGATGATCATCTGCTTACACCCACGCCCAGAACCCGACCTCACGCTCAAGTTCCTCCAGTCGGTGCACTCGCGCCTTGCGTCGCCATaccccgtcgccgcgaccgacgacacgcccgccgtccccgccccgccccctcctGCCACCGAGGCGGTTGCcctctcgctctcgtcgatCGCATACGCCCagctcctgctcggcgaccttgccggcTGCAAGAAGAGCCTCGACGAGTGCGAGAAGCTCCTCAGCGAGCAGGACACGgtcgcgcccgtcgtcaATGCCGGCTACTATGCCGTCGCTGGCGACTACTacaaggtcaaggccgacTATGGACCGTACTACAAGAATGCGCTGCTGTACCTCTCGTCAGTGgacgtcgaccgcgagctcACCCCCGAGGACCGCAAGGCGCGCGCACACGACCTGTGTATTGCCGCGCTGTTGGGCGAGACGATCTACAACTTTGGAGAgctggtgagtggcgcggtGACGCACCCCTGCCGGGTGAACGTGCGCTGACGAACCCGCCCAGCTGCAACACCCTATCCTGCAGACACTAGACGGCACAGAGTACGGCTGGATCAAGGACCTGATCTCGGCGTTCAACGCCGGCGCCATTGGCAAGTTTGACTCGCTCACCAACCACTTTGCGTCCGAgcccatcctcgccgagtcggTTCCCTTCTTGCGGCAAAAGATCTGCCTCATGGCGCTCATCCAGGCGGCGTTTGAGCGTCCCCGCGACGGCTCGACCCGTCTCATGACGTTTGAGCAGATTGGCGAGGCGACAAGGCTCCCGGTgcaggaggtcgagcacctcaTCATGAAGGCGCTGTCTCTGGGCCTGATCCGGGGCTCGCTCGACCAGGTCTCGTCGACCGTCGACATCACCTGGGTCCAGCCCCGTGTCCTTGAGGGATCgcagctcgacacgctcgccgagcagttTGGCCACTGGACcgacgcggtcggcgagACGGCCAACGGCGTGCAGgggctcgagcacggcgtcgtggccaacggcctcgtccccgccgctCTGGCGTAGATCGTTTTTGTGGTGTGACGACGTAGGCAGCAGTAGACAATGTACAGCATGGCAGAGACATATGCATCTCCGGCAGTAGTGCTTTAAAGGTTACATGTGTGTGGCCTCGCTACATGGGGGTGGGGAGGTAGGGTAGCCTGTTGTCCCACCGCCGCAatcccaccgccgccaactcgctctctctctcgcgCTATCTCTCGGTCTCTACTTTTTAGGTATCAGATCCACGACCaccctctcgctcgctcgcgctcagaACCCCCGTCCCCTGCCCCCCCGTCCACGGGCACGGAATCCACCACGAAagccgcgtccgcgtccgcgccCACGGCCACGGTTCATGCCGGGGACGTTTGTGCGCTTCTCGCGGACCGTGATGATGCGGCCGCGGAACGACGACTCGttgagcacgagcgcgttCTGCACGATCGACGGGTCGGCAAACTCGACATAGGCGTagctggggcgggggtcAGCACAGCGCAAGAAAGCTGGCGAGCGCAAGGCAGCAGCTTACCCCTTGGGATGGCCGGAAAACTTGTCGCACAGGATCGTGACGCGGTTGATCGTGCCGCACGCCTGGAAGTGGCCCTGGATCTCCTCTGGCGTTGCGCCGTAGTCGACCTGTGGGGTGAGGCAGAGTTTGGAGCAGAgaagggcggcggggtggggacaaggaaggcgaggtggcaggcaggctggctTCGGAGGAAGCATGGTGCTCGCTGCGGCCAGACGACGCAGCGTTGCTCGCTATCAATAGCGGCACGCTCACCACAGACACGGCTACACAGCCGCATACGGGCATATCGCAGTGCAGCCCACCAGTCCTTGCTGCCTCACCTGCCCgctgtcgccctcgcccttgccctcgcgctcgtgtgcACCACTCGCACTCACGTTGCCAATGTACACGCTccgcgcgtcgacggcagcgggggcctcgtcgtcctccatgctggcgtcgggctcgcccgcgccgccctcggccgtctcggaCGCCGCGATCGTgttcttctcggcctccatctcggcgaggcgcgcctgcATGAGCTTGAGCTCCTGCGGGTGGGTGTCAGTACGTGCAGAACAGCTGGTGGCTGGCGccaacccacctcgtcgacgtcgaccgacCCGTCCTCTATCCTCGGTGACGACTCGCGCTGCTCTGCC
This window encodes:
- the RPN9 gene encoding 26S proteasome regulatory subunit RPN9, which translates into the protein MDVDQPSSSTTPLVFLEKAEAAAPAALQPSWTKIRTTYEKKLWHNLTVSLVEFVFLPGSGPYQIELFHKFITTIESKINALKLVEIARRVGREYSEPDLTLKFLQSVHSRLASPYPVAATDDTPAVPAPPPPATEAVALSLSSIAYAQLLLGDLAGCKKSLDECEKLLSEQDTVAPVVNAGYYAVAGDYYKVKADYGPYYKNALLYLSSVDVDRELTPEDRKARAHDLCIAALLGETIYNFGELLQHPILQTLDGTEYGWIKDLISAFNAGAIGKFDSLTNHFASEPILAESVPFLRQKICLMALIQAAFERPRDGSTRLMTFEQIGEATRLPVQEVEHLIMKALSLGLIRGSLDQVSSTVDITWVQPRVLEGSQLDTLAEQFGHWTDAVGETANGVQGLEHGVVANGLVPAALA
- the pab2 gene encoding Polyadenylate-binding protein 2, giving the protein MAEQRESSPRIEDGSVDVDEELKLMQARLAEMEAEKNTIAASETAEGGAGEPDASMEDDEAPAAVDARSVYIGNVSASGAHEREGKGEGDSGQVDYGATPEEIQGHFQACGTINRVTILCDKFSGHPKGYAYVEFADPSIVQNALVLNESSFRGRIITVREKRTNVPGMNRGRGRGRGRGFRGGFRARGRGGRGRGF